A single genomic interval of Lactococcus sp. S-13 harbors:
- a CDS encoding MBL fold metallo-hydrolase: MTEQNGFKYSILASGSTGNSFYLETPQKKILVDAGLSGKKIESLLSEIDRDIHDIDALLITHEHSDHIKGIGVLARKYGIDLYANEDTWTELDSKNALGKIPTEQKHLFEMGKTMTFGDIDIESFGVSHDAIAPQFYRFMKDNKSFVMLTDTGYVSDRMRGIIENADGYLMESNHDIEILRMGAYPWRTKQRILGDQGHLSNEDGAEAAFNVLGNKTKRIFLGHLSLNNNIKELAHLTMDGYLQQHDVDTKNDLKILDTSHEHASKLYDI; the protein is encoded by the coding sequence ATGACTGAACAAAATGGCTTTAAATATTCCATTCTGGCATCTGGTTCCACAGGAAATTCTTTTTATTTGGAAACTCCTCAAAAGAAAATTCTCGTCGATGCTGGACTCTCCGGAAAAAAAATAGAAAGTTTACTTAGTGAAATTGACCGCGACATTCATGACATTGATGCCCTTTTGATTACGCATGAACATAGCGATCATATCAAAGGAATTGGTGTACTCGCCCGAAAATACGGTATTGATTTGTATGCAAACGAAGACACCTGGACTGAACTTGACAGTAAAAATGCCCTCGGAAAAATTCCAACTGAGCAAAAACATCTCTTTGAAATGGGTAAAACAATGACGTTTGGCGACATTGATATCGAATCCTTCGGGGTGAGCCACGATGCAATTGCGCCCCAGTTTTACCGCTTCATGAAAGATAATAAAAGTTTTGTAATGCTGACCGATACTGGCTACGTTTCTGACCGAATGCGTGGAATTATCGAAAATGCTGACGGCTACCTCATGGAATCAAATCATGACATTGAAATTCTACGCATGGGTGCTTATCCGTGGCGCACAAAACAGCGTATCTTAGGCGATCAAGGCCATTTATCCAATGAAGACGGTGCCGAAGCAGCCTTCAACGTCTTAGGCAACAAAACAAAACGCATTTTTCTTGGCCACCTGAGTTTGAACAATAATATTAAAGAGCTTGCCCATTTGACCATGGACGGTTATTTACAACAACACGACGTCGATACTAAAAATGACCTCAAGATTCTTGATACAAGCCATGAACACGCAAGTAAACTCTACGACATCTAA
- a CDS encoding ATP-binding protein has product MIKFFQSLIFRGVVAHLLLFVILFMSAFDYNLVHFGSVLANYFFSLIFVVVFLAQQQHMLLAISKQITNIKNGYLPRDKHLKGTREITDLYNNILTLGEDIIRTQNNLENQRNQLDSILAYMVDGVVATDRRGNIIMTNKSALSYLNATQDELMQKSLVEVLQISDQYNFYDLLEKEPEVVIETTDGNNGAISLHVKFALFRRESGFISGIIAVLHDMTEQDKAERERRLFVSNVSHELRTPLTSVKAYLEALEDGAIDDKETASSFINVSLTETDRMIRMISDLLTLSRMDQDRIVLEKEMINLTAFLNYQIDRLVQIIETGANSSISSDFTFVRNFPEEPIWVEIDPDKMAQVVDNIIGNALKYSPKGGTVTISLETRENDVLISISDEGMGIPKADLLKIFDRFYRVDNASRNSKVGGTGLGLSIVHDIVKMHGGSIFATSDGEGKGTTFSFTLPYSSEGAEDWDDFTDEFE; this is encoded by the coding sequence ATGATTAAGTTTTTCCAGTCGTTAATCTTTAGAGGAGTAGTTGCCCATCTACTTCTTTTTGTCATTCTCTTCATGAGTGCTTTTGATTACAATCTGGTTCACTTTGGTTCGGTTTTAGCGAATTATTTTTTCTCTTTAATTTTCGTGGTGGTTTTCTTGGCGCAACAGCAGCATATGCTTCTTGCTATTTCTAAACAGATAACGAATATTAAAAATGGCTATTTACCTAGAGACAAACATCTTAAAGGAACCCGTGAAATCACGGATCTTTACAATAATATTTTAACACTTGGCGAGGATATCATCCGTACCCAGAATAATCTGGAAAATCAGCGGAATCAACTGGATAGTATCTTGGCCTACATGGTTGATGGAGTTGTTGCGACCGACCGTCGGGGCAATATTATCATGACCAACAAATCTGCACTAAGTTATCTAAATGCTACACAAGACGAGTTGATGCAAAAAAGTCTTGTCGAAGTCCTTCAAATCTCTGATCAGTACAATTTTTATGATTTGCTGGAAAAAGAACCTGAGGTTGTTATCGAAACGACTGACGGAAATAATGGTGCGATTTCTCTGCACGTCAAATTTGCCCTATTTCGGAGGGAATCTGGTTTTATTTCGGGAATTATTGCCGTTTTACATGACATGACTGAGCAAGACAAAGCTGAGCGTGAGCGTCGTCTCTTTGTTTCCAATGTTTCACACGAATTGCGAACGCCACTCACTTCCGTCAAAGCCTATCTTGAAGCGTTGGAAGATGGTGCCATTGATGACAAAGAAACGGCTTCTTCATTTATCAATGTTTCACTGACGGAAACCGATCGGATGATTCGAATGATTTCTGATTTACTGACGCTTTCGCGAATGGATCAAGATCGCATTGTTTTAGAAAAAGAAATGATCAATCTGACCGCATTTTTGAACTATCAAATCGATCGTTTGGTACAGATTATCGAAACTGGAGCGAACAGTTCCATCAGTTCTGATTTTACTTTCGTCAGAAATTTCCCTGAAGAGCCTATCTGGGTAGAAATTGACCCTGACAAAATGGCTCAAGTTGTCGATAATATCATCGGCAATGCCCTCAAATATTCACCAAAAGGTGGAACAGTCACCATTAGTCTGGAAACGCGTGAAAATGACGTCCTGATTTCAATTAGTGACGAAGGAATGGGAATTCCGAAGGCTGATTTGCTCAAGATTTTCGATCGCTTTTACCGCGTGGACAATGCTTCACGAAACTCCAAAGTTGGTGGGACGGGTCTCGGCTTGTCCATTGTCCATGACATTGTCAAAATGCATGGAGGTTCGATTTTTGCCACTTCTGATGGTGAAGGCAAAGGAACAACGTTTAGTTTTACTCTCCCTTATTCCTCTGAAGGCGCTGAGGATTGGGACGATTTTACTGACGAATTTGAATAA
- the yycF gene encoding response regulator YycF, which translates to MKKILVVDDEKPISDIVKFNLTKEGFEVFTAFDGEEALEAFKEVQPDLILLDLMLPKIDGLDVAREIRKTSETPIIMVSAKDSEFDKVIGLELGADDYVTKPFSNRELLARIKANLRRVNAAPVETNDNVKKELTIGNLRINPTHYAAYKNDKQLDLTHREFELLYYLAQHLGEVITREALLETVWGYDYFGDVRTVDVTVRRLREKVEDTPSRPQYVSTRRGVGYYMSNPHD; encoded by the coding sequence ATGAAAAAAATTCTTGTTGTTGATGATGAAAAACCAATCTCAGACATTGTAAAATTCAATCTTACCAAAGAAGGTTTTGAGGTCTTTACCGCTTTTGATGGCGAAGAAGCACTTGAAGCTTTCAAAGAAGTGCAACCTGACCTTATCTTGCTTGACTTGATGTTACCTAAAATTGACGGTCTTGATGTTGCCCGCGAAATCCGTAAAACATCAGAAACACCAATCATCATGGTTTCAGCAAAGGACAGCGAATTTGACAAAGTAATCGGTCTTGAACTTGGTGCAGATGACTATGTCACTAAACCTTTCTCAAATCGTGAACTTTTGGCACGGATTAAAGCAAACTTGCGTCGTGTCAATGCCGCACCTGTCGAAACAAATGATAATGTGAAAAAAGAATTGACTATCGGAAACCTCCGTATCAATCCAACACATTACGCTGCTTACAAAAATGATAAACAGCTTGATCTCACACACCGTGAATTCGAACTGCTCTATTATCTTGCTCAACATCTTGGCGAAGTAATTACTCGTGAAGCGCTCTTGGAAACTGTTTGGGGCTACGACTACTTCGGTGACGTTCGTACTGTTGACGTTACTGTCCGCCGTTTGCGCGAAAAAGTCGAAGACACACCAAGTCGTCCACAATATGTCTCTACACGCCGAGGGGTTGGCTACTACATGAGCAACCCACATGATTAA
- the tmk gene encoding dTMP kinase, with translation MNGIFISLEGPDGAGKTSVLQAILPEIQNMKREIVATREPGGVRVAEEIRQVILNPKNTEIDSKTELMLFAAARRLHMQEKILPALAAGKVVIVDRFIDSSVAYQGYGRELGVEVVDWLNNFATDGLKPDLTLYFDVDTDVALERIMNNRADEINRLDLERAEMHRKVRQGYLEIVAKSPERFVKIDASQPLNQVISDTLSVLKNRFSNEF, from the coding sequence ATGAACGGAATATTTATTTCTCTTGAAGGGCCTGACGGCGCCGGTAAAACATCAGTTTTACAAGCGATTTTGCCCGAAATCCAAAACATGAAACGCGAAATTGTCGCGACACGCGAACCTGGCGGTGTTCGAGTGGCTGAAGAAATTCGCCAAGTTATCCTTAATCCAAAAAATACAGAGATTGATTCTAAGACAGAATTGATGCTTTTTGCGGCAGCTCGCCGTTTACATATGCAAGAAAAAATTCTGCCAGCTTTAGCTGCGGGGAAAGTTGTTATTGTTGATCGATTTATTGATTCATCGGTGGCCTATCAAGGTTATGGGCGTGAGCTTGGTGTTGAAGTCGTGGATTGGCTCAACAATTTTGCTACAGATGGCTTAAAACCAGATTTGACCTTGTATTTTGATGTTGACACAGATGTGGCTCTTGAACGAATCATGAATAATCGAGCAGATGAAATCAATAGATTAGATTTGGAACGCGCAGAAATGCACCGCAAAGTACGTCAAGGTTATTTGGAAATTGTAGCCAAATCACCAGAACGTTTTGTGAAAATTGATGCGAGTCAACCCTTAAATCAAGTCATCTCTGATACACTTTCTGTCCTTAAAAATCGTTTTTCTAACGAATTTTAA
- a CDS encoding DNA polymerase III subunit delta' — protein sequence MELAEIQPQLFKQFSKILQGEKLSHAYLFSGGFGSFELAIWLSQALFCQSPQNHLPCGHCRPCRLVAQQEFTDLHLVEPEGQMIKTAQIRELTQVFSESGYEGKQQVVLIRDAEKMHPNAANALLKSIEEPETQIVVFLLTNNENMILETIKSRTQVIHFAKNVSYLQGFLEQKGLLKTQAELLAQICHSPDEALEIGQQNWFNEGLQKLQHLVKLLQKSGDEAFLYLREVVELFDDKEKQSIAFELLLQLFNQEKMSPEILKTFQAIKMWKSNVRFESSLNFIVL from the coding sequence GTGGAATTAGCAGAGATTCAGCCCCAACTTTTTAAGCAATTTTCCAAAATTTTGCAAGGGGAAAAATTAAGCCATGCCTACTTGTTTTCAGGTGGTTTTGGCTCGTTTGAATTGGCAATCTGGCTGAGTCAGGCACTTTTTTGTCAAAGTCCGCAGAATCATTTGCCATGCGGGCATTGCCGCCCTTGTCGTTTGGTCGCTCAGCAAGAATTTACCGATTTGCATCTTGTTGAACCAGAAGGTCAGATGATTAAAACAGCTCAGATTCGTGAATTGACACAAGTTTTTAGCGAATCTGGCTATGAAGGAAAACAGCAAGTTGTGCTGATTCGAGATGCAGAAAAAATGCATCCCAACGCAGCCAATGCGCTCCTTAAATCAATTGAAGAACCAGAAACGCAAATCGTCGTTTTTCTGCTAACCAATAATGAAAATATGATTTTAGAAACGATTAAATCACGGACGCAAGTCATTCATTTTGCAAAAAATGTGTCTTATTTGCAAGGGTTTCTAGAGCAGAAAGGTTTATTAAAAACACAAGCCGAATTATTGGCACAAATTTGCCATTCGCCAGACGAAGCTTTGGAGATTGGCCAGCAAAATTGGTTCAATGAAGGATTACAAAAACTTCAACATTTGGTCAAATTGCTCCAAAAGTCAGGGGATGAAGCCTTTTTGTATTTACGAGAAGTGGTTGAACTTTTTGATGATAAAGAAAAGCAAAGCATTGCTTTTGAGTTACTTTTGCAGCTCTTTAATCAAGAAAAAATGAGTCCAGAAATCCTCAAAACTTTTCAAGCCATAAAAATGTGGAAAAGTAATGTGCGTTTTGAATCAAGTTTGAATTTTATCGTTCTATAA
- the ricT gene encoding PSP1 domain-containing protein, whose product MIYEIKFAHGESNIFAETSASFDVQSSVILRSEKGLFYGKVLRKLTETNGIVPNFEILREASAEDLEKISALKKYSRAAKKRVRELVEVQNLEMKIVDVAYSFDQQQLFISFTAENRVDFRLLLRELAVAFRTRIELRQIGPRDAAKVSGGIGPCGRPLCCSEFVYEFPNVSIKMAKNQNLSLKQSKLNGLCGRLMCCLTYEDQFYSEAQKRFPDFGETVNTVEGQGRVIGLNVLNNRVKIRCGEYSKEFELAEIEVKHGG is encoded by the coding sequence ATGATTTATGAAATTAAATTTGCCCATGGAGAGTCAAATATTTTTGCAGAAACAAGCGCGTCTTTCGACGTGCAAAGTAGCGTCATTCTTCGTTCGGAAAAAGGTCTTTTTTATGGAAAAGTGCTTCGAAAACTGACAGAAACTAATGGAATTGTGCCCAATTTTGAGATTTTAAGAGAGGCTTCGGCTGAGGATTTAGAGAAAATTTCAGCTTTGAAAAAATACTCAAGAGCGGCAAAGAAGCGCGTGCGTGAGCTGGTTGAGGTGCAAAACTTAGAGATGAAAATTGTTGATGTGGCTTATAGCTTTGATCAACAGCAACTTTTTATCTCATTTACTGCTGAAAATCGTGTTGATTTTCGCTTGCTGTTGCGGGAATTAGCGGTCGCTTTTCGGACACGAATTGAGTTGCGTCAGATTGGGCCACGTGATGCAGCGAAGGTTTCTGGCGGGATTGGGCCATGTGGACGTCCCTTGTGTTGCTCGGAATTTGTTTATGAATTTCCCAATGTTTCGATTAAAATGGCGAAAAACCAGAATTTATCCCTCAAGCAGAGCAAACTCAATGGCCTTTGTGGTCGTTTGATGTGCTGTTTAACTTATGAGGATCAATTTTATAGTGAGGCGCAGAAACGATTTCCCGATTTTGGAGAAACGGTCAACACCGTTGAGGGGCAAGGGCGAGTTATCGGACTCAATGTGCTTAATAATCGAGTCAAAATAAGATGTGGAGAATATAGCAAGGAGTTCGAACTTGCAGAAATTGAGGTAAAGCATGGCGGATAA
- the yabA gene encoding DNA replication initiation control protein YabA produces MADKYDIFEQLGDLENTLTTTLAQVSGIRQVLEASITENATLRMELEKLRERLAEFEKKEVKKETLKDQPNPNLIQIFNEGFHVCHLHYAERLAEGESCLDCLELLYR; encoded by the coding sequence ATGGCGGATAAATATGATATTTTTGAACAGTTGGGGGATTTAGAAAATACATTGACCACAACTTTGGCACAGGTTTCGGGAATTAGACAAGTGCTTGAAGCGTCCATTACGGAAAATGCCACATTACGCATGGAATTAGAAAAATTGCGTGAACGTTTGGCGGAATTTGAGAAAAAAGAAGTCAAAAAAGAAACCTTGAAAGATCAGCCGAATCCAAATTTGATTCAAATTTTTAATGAAGGTTTTCATGTTTGTCATCTACACTATGCGGAGCGCTTAGCAGAGGGTGAATCTTGCTTAGATTGTTTGGAGCTTTTGTATCGCTAA
- the rsmI gene encoding 16S rRNA (cytidine(1402)-2'-O)-methyltransferase, translating into MEEMTFNIQRSFKGVKTSGTLYLVPTPIGNMQDMTLRSLETLKNVDLICSEDTRNTLRLLNHFEIKVPQESFHEHNSQEKIPKLVEFLRSGKSIAQVSDAGMPSISDPGHDLVLAAIAQQIDVVALPGASAGITALIASGLVAQPHIFYGFLPRKKGEQRKFFTSKLAYPETQIFYESPFRVADTLANMQEVYGDRPVVLVRELTKIYEEYRRGKISEVLDSLTEQPIKGECLIIVAGACEDVALIEQAESSPLEAVQNLIATGAKPNVAIKQIAKERGLNRQELYAQFHEL; encoded by the coding sequence ATGGAAGAAATGACTTTTAATATTCAGCGCTCATTTAAGGGCGTAAAAACATCAGGAACGCTGTATTTGGTTCCAACTCCAATCGGAAATATGCAAGATATGACTTTGCGCTCTTTAGAGACTTTGAAAAATGTAGATTTGATTTGCTCTGAGGATACACGCAATACTTTGCGACTTTTGAATCATTTTGAAATCAAAGTGCCTCAAGAGTCTTTTCATGAGCATAATTCACAAGAAAAAATTCCAAAATTAGTGGAGTTTTTACGCTCAGGAAAATCGATTGCACAGGTTTCTGATGCGGGGATGCCGTCAATTTCGGATCCTGGGCATGATTTGGTTCTTGCAGCGATTGCGCAGCAAATTGATGTGGTTGCCCTTCCTGGTGCTTCAGCAGGGATTACGGCTTTGATTGCTTCAGGTTTAGTGGCGCAACCTCACATTTTTTATGGTTTTTTACCACGCAAAAAAGGGGAACAGCGCAAGTTTTTCACAAGTAAACTGGCCTACCCTGAAACACAAATTTTTTACGAAAGTCCTTTTCGAGTTGCTGACACATTGGCAAATATGCAAGAAGTCTACGGCGATCGTCCAGTGGTTTTGGTGCGTGAACTCACTAAAATCTACGAAGAATATCGTCGTGGAAAAATTTCGGAAGTCTTAGATTCTTTGACTGAGCAGCCCATCAAGGGCGAATGTTTAATCATTGTTGCTGGTGCTTGCGAAGACGTAGCGCTTATTGAGCAAGCAGAAAGTTCTCCTTTAGAAGCGGTGCAAAATCTGATTGCTACGGGAGCAAAGCCCAATGTTGCCATCAAACAAATTGCTAAAGAACGCGGCTTAAATCGTCAAGAACTTTATGCGCAATTTCATGAATTATAA
- the mvk gene encoding mevalonate kinase translates to MTINKMGVGIAHSKLILIGEHSVVYGQPAIALPVTILKTTVTITSSKYGQYVENNEFRRRLDLMGDEFEGIRQLIMRLLAKFHSSKMPFSLEIDSNIPQGRGLGASASLATAITRAFFDFFEAELSQKDLLFYANFSENITHGKSSGIDVATVNSEHPLWFVKDRTIEPFELNLHGFIVIGDTGVHGFTSQAINIVREKLAEEKENTQAHLDKLGELATASKAFLMTDKLKEFGKVMDRAHDALTALGVSHPRLDSLVEIARNTGALGAKLTGSGLGGVMVALAENEKDAIRISQRLLKNGAKNTWIYSF, encoded by the coding sequence ATGACAATCAACAAAATGGGAGTCGGAATTGCCCATTCCAAACTAATCCTGATTGGAGAACATTCCGTTGTCTATGGTCAGCCAGCAATTGCTTTGCCGGTTACGATTCTCAAAACCACTGTTACCATCACGTCCTCAAAATATGGTCAATACGTTGAAAATAATGAATTTCGTCGAAGATTAGACTTGATGGGAGACGAATTTGAAGGAATTCGCCAGTTGATTATGCGTTTGCTTGCCAAATTCCACTCATCAAAAATGCCTTTTTCTTTGGAAATTGATTCTAATATTCCGCAAGGACGGGGCTTAGGAGCCTCAGCTTCTCTTGCCACAGCAATTACACGCGCCTTCTTTGATTTTTTTGAGGCGGAGCTTTCACAAAAAGACCTGCTCTTTTACGCTAATTTCTCTGAAAATATCACACACGGTAAATCTTCAGGAATTGATGTCGCAACAGTGAATTCCGAACATCCGCTTTGGTTTGTCAAAGATCGTACGATTGAGCCTTTTGAGCTTAATTTACACGGTTTTATCGTCATTGGAGACACCGGTGTCCATGGTTTTACTAGCCAAGCCATCAATATTGTCCGTGAAAAATTAGCCGAAGAAAAAGAAAATACACAAGCTCACCTTGACAAACTTGGTGAATTGGCGACCGCATCCAAAGCTTTCTTGATGACCGACAAACTCAAAGAATTTGGCAAGGTTATGGATCGAGCACACGATGCCCTCACAGCGCTCGGCGTTTCTCATCCTCGTCTGGATAGCTTGGTTGAAATTGCTCGTAATACTGGAGCTTTGGGCGCCAAATTGACGGGTTCTGGACTTGGCGGCGTCATGGTTGCTTTGGCTGAAAACGAAAAAGATGCTATCCGCATTAGCCAGCGCCTCCTCAAAAATGGAGCCAAAAACACATGGATTTACTCGTTTTAA
- the mvaD gene encoding diphosphomevalonate decarboxylase, with protein MKNIVTARAHTNIALIKYWGKADLALNIPTTSSLSMTLDQFYTTTSVAFTQEPSDSLILNAEAVDATRVGQFLEMMRGKYGDFPKIAVRSENHVPTAAGLASSASSFAALTVAMFGLLDLPKDEQEMSRLARRGSGSASRSIFGNFAVWNKGVDDQSSFAESFHNEDIGLSMIVAEISAEQKKMSSTKGMQLAQTAPTYAAWVEKSAHQLEEMKKAILHADIEKVGLIAQDNALGMHEQNRLCREPFDYFTAQTQAVIDFAKTCYRQGLLAFVTIDAGPNVKIITDRASERRLLEKFQAEFPDLTFDVARAGGAYEYL; from the coding sequence ATGAAAAATATTGTCACTGCAAGGGCGCACACGAATATCGCCCTTATCAAATATTGGGGAAAAGCGGATTTGGCGCTCAATATCCCGACGACGAGTTCTTTATCAATGACTTTAGATCAATTTTATACGACAACTTCGGTTGCTTTTACGCAAGAGCCGAGTGATAGCTTGATTTTGAATGCTGAAGCGGTTGATGCGACACGAGTGGGTCAATTTTTAGAGATGATGCGTGGAAAATATGGTGATTTTCCCAAAATTGCGGTTCGGTCGGAAAATCATGTGCCGACAGCTGCTGGATTAGCTTCTAGCGCTTCGAGTTTTGCTGCTCTGACGGTTGCAATGTTTGGCCTTTTAGATTTGCCAAAAGACGAACAGGAGATGTCACGCCTTGCTAGACGCGGCTCTGGTTCAGCTTCACGCTCTATTTTTGGAAATTTTGCCGTTTGGAACAAAGGAGTGGATGATCAGTCGTCATTTGCAGAGTCCTTTCACAATGAAGACATCGGACTTTCAATGATTGTGGCTGAGATTTCAGCGGAGCAGAAAAAAATGTCTTCCACCAAAGGGATGCAATTGGCGCAAACTGCGCCGACCTATGCAGCATGGGTGGAAAAATCAGCCCACCAACTCGAAGAAATGAAAAAAGCCATTCTTCATGCAGACATTGAGAAGGTCGGTCTGATTGCCCAAGATAATGCTTTGGGAATGCATGAGCAAAATCGCCTCTGCCGTGAACCTTTTGATTATTTCACGGCTCAAACGCAAGCGGTTATTGACTTTGCTAAGACTTGTTACCGTCAAGGCTTGCTGGCCTTTGTGACGATTGATGCTGGGCCGAATGTAAAAATTATTACGGATCGTGCAAGTGAACGTCGCCTACTTGAAAAATTTCAAGCGGAATTTCCTGACTTAACTTTTGACGTGGCGCGAGCTGGAGGGGCTTATGAATATCTCTAA
- a CDS encoding mevalonate kinase family protein: MNISKQTVSCKVPGKLFFAGEYAVTKPEHLALITTIASDFEVNISASKQKSVLKTNVGLPDFEFSLTKIDFTKENPWNFALTALQKTLTASQECVSKISEQSLEICLEIQSQMGFGEQKKGYGSSASVVCGVVNAVNAYFDLQLSLEQRFELAAAAHFEVQGSGSMGDIAAIMYGGSVFYQNHSRIMPLEIPWATYVVQTGKAAKTAEKLEIELADEFYQKSNELVIEIATALDIQDFELFKEKLSQNQLLLLENIPAGYMTPKLALALNLINTYPEFAGKISGAGFGENVILFAQSEAPIKELQEKLENEAISLEKFTIAPKNN, translated from the coding sequence ATGAATATCTCTAAGCAGACAGTAAGTTGCAAGGTGCCAGGAAAACTCTTTTTCGCCGGAGAATATGCGGTCACCAAACCAGAACATTTGGCATTGATTACGACAATTGCTTCGGATTTTGAAGTGAACATTTCAGCGAGCAAGCAAAAATCAGTCTTGAAAACGAATGTAGGCTTGCCTGATTTTGAATTTTCACTGACGAAAATTGATTTTACTAAAGAAAATCCGTGGAATTTTGCGCTGACGGCTTTGCAAAAAACATTGACTGCTTCTCAAGAATGCGTCAGCAAAATCTCTGAGCAGTCGCTTGAGATTTGTTTGGAAATCCAAAGTCAAATGGGCTTTGGCGAGCAAAAAAAAGGATATGGTTCTAGTGCTTCGGTTGTGTGTGGGGTGGTTAATGCCGTCAATGCCTATTTTGATTTGCAACTTTCTTTGGAACAACGTTTTGAACTTGCAGCCGCAGCACATTTTGAGGTGCAGGGATCGGGGTCTATGGGAGACATTGCGGCAATCATGTATGGTGGATCGGTCTTCTATCAAAACCATTCGCGCATCATGCCTCTTGAAATCCCCTGGGCGACTTATGTTGTTCAGACTGGTAAAGCCGCAAAGACAGCTGAAAAATTGGAAATCGAACTAGCTGATGAATTCTACCAAAAATCAAACGAGTTGGTCATTGAAATCGCAACAGCCCTTGATATACAAGACTTTGAATTATTCAAAGAAAAGCTCTCACAAAATCAACTCTTGCTTTTGGAAAACATCCCTGCGGGCTATATGACCCCAAAATTGGCGCTTGCTTTGAATCTCATCAATACTTATCCAGAATTTGCTGGGAAAATTTCAGGCGCTGGCTTCGGTGAAAATGTGATTTTATTTGCCCAAAGTGAAGCACCTATCAAAGAACTTCAAGAAAAATTAGAAAATGAAGCAATCAGTCTTGAAAAATTTACGATTGCGCCCAAAAATAATTGA
- the fni gene encoding type 2 isopentenyl-diphosphate Delta-isomerase, protein MTKNEKDIHQHRKDEHLSLALKYWREGKNQTSGLTFSDLRLLPNSLPELSVNEVSLKTQFLGEDFAFPFYIEAMTGGTARADRLNEQLAHIAKNQQLALAVGSQSIALKFPELASGFKKVREIHPNGFLFANLGAGHDLENAKRAVDMIEANALELHINTAQELPMDEGDRAFYWLDNIHEIASKLEVPVVVKEVGFGMAQKTFKQLSQTAVAGINVGGAGGTNFAWIERKRSKNGFNVDDFGLSTVESLFEAKAAGNQKQLVATGGISKAEDIFKSLCLGADLASSAGFILSTLMQENGAEKVEATLAQWKADLAKFLVLTGCQNRSELAQVEFLYSANALNFLQQRQGKIY, encoded by the coding sequence ATGACAAAAAACGAAAAAGATATTCACCAACATCGCAAAGATGAACATCTCTCGCTCGCCTTGAAATATTGGCGAGAAGGCAAAAATCAGACAAGTGGTCTGACTTTTTCTGATTTGCGCTTGCTCCCTAATAGTTTGCCGGAACTTTCGGTGAATGAAGTCTCGCTCAAAACACAGTTTTTGGGTGAGGATTTTGCTTTTCCTTTTTATATTGAGGCAATGACGGGAGGAACAGCTCGCGCCGATCGTTTGAATGAACAACTGGCACACATTGCGAAAAATCAGCAGTTGGCACTCGCCGTTGGCTCACAGTCCATTGCTTTAAAATTTCCTGAATTGGCTTCGGGCTTTAAAAAAGTTCGAGAAATTCATCCCAATGGTTTTCTTTTTGCGAATCTTGGTGCTGGGCATGATTTGGAAAATGCTAAACGAGCGGTGGATATGATTGAAGCAAATGCTTTGGAACTGCATATCAATACAGCACAAGAATTGCCGATGGATGAGGGAGATCGCGCATTCTATTGGTTAGATAATATTCATGAGATTGCGAGTAAATTAGAAGTTCCAGTGGTTGTCAAAGAGGTAGGTTTTGGGATGGCTCAGAAAACCTTTAAACAACTCTCGCAAACAGCGGTAGCCGGCATCAATGTCGGCGGAGCTGGCGGGACAAATTTTGCTTGGATTGAGCGTAAGCGCAGTAAAAATGGTTTCAATGTGGATGATTTTGGCTTGTCTACCGTGGAAAGCCTATTTGAGGCAAAAGCTGCGGGAAATCAAAAGCAACTGGTTGCGACAGGCGGCATTTCAAAAGCGGAGGACATTTTTAAAAGTTTATGCTTAGGTGCTGATTTGGCAAGTTCTGCGGGCTTTATTTTATCCACTTTGATGCAAGAAAATGGGGCGGAAAAAGTGGAAGCGACATTGGCTCAGTGGAAAGCTGATTTGGCAAAATTTTTGGTTCTGACTGGCTGCCAAAATCGCTCAGAACTTGCTCAGGTTGAGTTTTTATATTCAGCAAATGCCTTGAATTTTTTGCAACAAAGACAAGGAAAAATTTACTGA